GCATGATTACTCTTGCGCTTTCTGATAatatgtgtaagtttatttctataattaatatatacatttttatttttatggttaggtttatttatgtatcttttatataccgtattttccggactataaggcgcaccggactataaggcgcaccttcaatgaatggcccattttaaaacttaatccttatataaggcgcaccggactataaggcgcaccattaatgcatcatgtcagatccatccatccatcttcttccgcttatccggggtcgggtcgcgggggcagcagcttcaggagggactcccagacttccctctccccacccacttcatctagctcatcccgggggatcccaaggcgttcccaggccagctgagagacatagtctctccagcgcgtcctgggtcgtccccggggtctcctaccggtgggacatgcccggaacacctccccagggaggcgtccaagaggcatcctgatgagatgcccgagccacctcatctggctcctctcaatgtggaggagcagcgactctactccgagtctctcccggatgaccaaacttctcacatatctctaagggagagcccggacatcctgcggggAAAACTCATTTCGTCCGCTTGTATCATCATGTCAGATATTTAAtcgaaatcaaatcattctccattttatcttttttagttcaacttcagatgcaacaaatgactttataatcacaaaataatgatccatagtgtttttgattcatgattcatagtcttcagcaggccacttatgcttgatttcatgacacaatgcttcgggccagtttgaatttgggaatttagtccatatataaggcgcactggactataaggcgcactgtcggcttttgagaagattttaggtttttaggtgcgccttttagtccggaaaatacggtagtttatttttatgcttaatagactttaatatgcccttagtgatccatggattttgagtaCCTAGTTGTATTACTTATGATATATTCTCAGGAATGGTCCTTTGAATAGAGTCGGATATTTCtttggttagagtttcaaatgcagCATCAACATTACTACAATCATATATTCCATACCATGTCTCGGTCTGCAGGTCCTCACCTAAACCTAAACCTTTCCTTCTGCCCATCCATTATTTAATTTAtcgttccatccatccaacctcagCAGCGGCGGCGTGGCGGGTAGTCACACTCAACTTTCCCTGGGGGAGGACGGAGAGGGAAGAGTGACTGGTGAGAGGAGAGGGAGGAAGCTGGGtgggaaggaagaggaggaggaagacgagaaCGGGGAGCCCTGGGGAGGAACGTTTCCTTCTTCGTCTTCTCTCATGGATCTTCCCAGGTGACAACTTCAGCATCAGTCATCTCAGCCGTGTTGAAGCAAGTTTAATCAAGCTttgcaacgttttttttttcactttcaactTAATCAATCATATACGTTTGGCATCAAACGGCTTTCTGTCTCTATTGTGGTCACTTCTGACCTTTTAAAAGCCATGAAAAGGAATtttaaatacagtggagccttggTTTTCGACCaaaatccgttccagaaggctgttcgagaagtgaatcgttcgaattccgaatcatgttttcccattacaaataaggggtaaaattaatccgttccaagcacaaaaaaaaaaagccttttttaagcatttcttcatttgcgcatttttgtccgatcgcgcaactgcagcgcaccgccgaacgcgcaaccgtagcgcgtcgccgaccgcgcaactgaaccccgctggtcgcattattgtgacagagccatcgctgaaattttgaaaatatttttgaagtcctgatgaactttccaaaatttaagtggacctcagtgcgcagggagcttaatttggtccaatcgcgcaaccgcagcgcgccaggtgctcactgtcacattgcattaggagcgtctttgtgatttaggatggctttactgctcccacttgcttcatTTGGatgcatgattagagttgatgcaatcctcagagtaacgtgaatgtaataacgaacggagttagttggcatgcgggtcctctcggctcatctcgcgagattcgacaaccgaatttcgtccgacatccgaagcaaaaaaatcgcgAATTTTTTGGTCGAATACCGAAGCTCCGATGTACCTTCTTATTTCCCCGTTTGAGTCCCCAAAATAGAAGTCACGTGGACCTTATTCAAAGCCCAACACTTGCAAATTTgtcttgtgtctgtgtgtgtgtgtgtgcgtgtgcgtgcgcgtgtgtgcgtgtccgtgtgtgtgtgtgtgcgtgtgcgtctgtgtgtgtgcgcgcgctcgcgtgagcgagcgagcgtgtgtTTTCTACCAGTTTACATTTGGTAACACTTGAGGGGGTTTTGGGTTTGGATTCAACCAAGGACAGATGCGCTGACTGACTGTAGAAAAGCATTCCATTTGAATTGAAGAGGATGCGGTGAAAGCACCCTCTGCTGGCTGCACCATGCAGCTGCAAATAAACTGCAATTAGCAGAGTTGAAAACCACAAATGATGGCTACAGATGATGTTGGTTAAAAACTGCAGGAGTTAGTGTTAAGGCTTTGACAATATTTGTCAGTTTTAGGTCCAGCACCCCGGATATCCTCAAAGACAACCAAGACAACCCTGCAGGAGGTTGCGAGGAGGCCGAGGACGGGCAGCCCAATGGGGTCAGCCGGGAATGCAAAGTTTGTCGAGCTATTCTTTGTTGGACTAACATCTTGGCACAACTCGAGTTTGCGTTTTGGCCATAATTCCAAGCGGGTGTCATCATAATCATTGCCTCCTGTCAACTGAAGGAAACGGGACTTTTGACTGCCTCGCTCCCTAAATGGCAGGACATAGGGGAGTTCCCCGCACCCCCGGTTGCCTCGGCAGCTGCGGAGCCCAGCGGCGGAGAGCAGCGGGCGCAGGCCCTGCAACTAGGAACGCTGCTGAAGGAGCTGGAGAGAAGCCTGCGCCCACTGCGGAGCTGCGAGAGCCCGCTGAGGCTCTTGAAGCAGCAGATAGAACACCTCAACACCATTCTGAGGGTGAGATGATCACTGGAGCTCAAAGTGCTGAACCTGGCTCTGACCAAAAAATTGACACCCGCTCTAAAAACGTTGGCGGCAGAGTACCTCAGATGGCAAACGTGCCGTGGCACTGTGATGCCACCAGGTGGTGTTACAGCACTGCCTTTGGCCAAAGTTTATCAACTGCCCTTTCGATAGTTAGTTAATCGGCaagaagatgccacaagatatAGACAAATCAGCGCTTGTTTCCAGTGTACACGAAGCtcccaacaaaacaaaaaagtcaaccacagggatgagaatcttccgcggatttccgtgtttttttccgtcgtattcattttcgtgaatcgtgtagatcCGTTTAGAAATTAGtttttatatgggggagggggaGCGGCTTGCAGCAGTATTGCGACAACAGccgccttattttcggcagcattttggcgctactttcaTCACGTCATTTGCCTACTCATTTGCCTAATAAGCAAAAGTTTAagccagcatggcgaaagttTTAGAGAAAAAGACGAGAATCGTGCCAGGGAAAATAGACAAGTCGAACGAGATCAGAAACTGCTTCAGATGGACATGGCTCGAGAACGgcgtcatcttacaactcggaacacatTCCGTAACCACCTGCCTGACGGATCATATCCGTAAATTAGATGTCCCGGTTTTGTGCATGTACAAGCATGTGGGTAACATGATATTACATCTAAGTTAATGTTTGGCTATTGTGATGATATCGTTAAAGAATAAATCTTcaatgatagatagatatatagaGAGATAGATGTTGCAAAAAATTAACGGTTTTcatcaaaaggaaaaaatcCAGAATTGATTGTGCCATTTTGATGTATTATATTCACCTTGGTATCCCACcaagcaggaatatttttttcaacaaaactgttgaaattgagtgatgaaattaatggttttggggttgctatactgccaaaatccaggagtttcCAGGGAGCTTTGCCCCCTGAGCTCCCTCCGGGGCGTTGCCCCTGGCACCCTGCGGCCCCCAATGGGGGCCTGTGGCTCCTGGTCCCCTGCGGCCCCCAATGTGGGCCTGTGGCCCCTGGCCCACTACGGCTCCCAATGGGCGGGTCTGCGTCCCCTGGCCTCCTGCGGCCCCCGGCTActtctcagtgttttttttttcatttgccgttctcatccCTGCAACCAGTGTGAACGTACGCTTTGAACTCCCTCAGAACGACTTGTCCCTCATCAGACCGTCGTCATGGGACGACACCTTGGCCGTGGAGGAGGTTCTCTGCAGCTTTGACTTCCTGTCACATGACGACGACTCTTCCTGTTCCAGCGGGTGAGAAGAGTTGATGCGCGCGAGTGTGTAAGTgggtgcgtgtatgtgtgtgtgtgtgtgtgtgtgtgtgtgtgtgtgtgtgcgtatgtgcgtgtgtgtgtgtgtgtaagaagtAAGCATGGATGGGTCATTGATGTGTGTCAGTAGGCAAGTCCTGGAGGTAAGTGCTCGTGTATCTTTGGGGTGGGTCCTTGACTTGTCAGCATACGTGTCATGTCCACAGCATGTCTTGTCCAAGGAGCCCCCTCCCGCAAGACCACCGATGGGGTTGTGAGAAGGAGCCGCCGGTGGCCCAGCTGACTTGTGGCCACTGGGGTCTTGACCAGGCTCTGGAGACACACCTAGACACCTGTTGTATCCTACTGGAGGTACTGAGGCTTTCCTGTCGATGTTCCAGGATGTTCCTTTGAGGTTCTCGTGGTTCTCCTCAGATGCTGCAGAGGATCAACTTCAGTTTGACTTGTGTGGATCTCCTTGAGGATGTTTCTCAACAAGCAGACGTCCTGAACAGAATCGGCTGCTTGCTGTTGGAGGACAAGAACGGCATATCCACTGAAGACCGTCAGTATCACTAACCTTTTAACTAGCTAGCTGGCTTGCTAACAAACTGATGGCTTCTGATAGCTTGTTTGTACAACTTGCTTGCTTGCTGGTCAGTCAGTCGCTCGGTCGGTGGTTCAGAAGTGAAAGCTTTCTTATCCGCTGTTGTGGTGTCCAGTGCTTCCGGAGGATCAGAGGAGTCGAGATGTTTTGCTGTTGTGGGCTGAATGTGTGCGAGACTCCGATTCTTCTTCTCCATTCTGCTGCCACTCAGACAACTTTGTCAACGCACTCAGAAAACAATACTCGGACAAAATTAAACCCAACGCAGAAGCCAAGCAGCCTGGGCTCTCCGAAAGAGGTCAGAACaaggaattgtgtgtgaagtTAAGGAAACTCGTGCCTTTGATACGAGTGAGTTGTCTTGACGTGGGTTAACGTCTTAGTGACGCGTATGTAAATATGACTCTCTGATGTGTTCACATCAATTAGcgtgttttttgtttcttttttgcgAGTCTGTACATGCTCTTTGATGTAAAGATGTAAGAAGGTGAAAATGCATTTGATacatttaactaccgtttttttccttgtataatgcgcaaaatttagctaatttattgtcctaaaatctggggtgcgcattacaattttttttttaaatttttttttttttttttttttttttttttttaagaaaatgatggtacaacaaaaccaacaacaggactgaccgacaaagacgtggaacaaaaagacagggtgacattaccaaagacaggaacagaaaccaaacagacatcatgacatcatccgacggtgagcgaggggcagataggacttaaatacaaaacacgttacattgattgaggtgacacaggaagggaggggcgacgtgaacagaaactttggcaacctagacacatagcaaaactggggacgagacatgacaaatctccctcgaaataaaacttgaaatcacctttcttcttgtttgttagttaagaccataccaaagactataaaaatgggacccattgcctccctgcgtgtgtgacgatcattgggacttaaaaaaaaataaaaattaaaattaaaaaactgggtgcgtattatacatgggtacaggcttttttccaacatcaacatgccatttttagggtgcgtattatacatgggggcgcattatacacagaaagaAACCATTTGATGTGTAGAAGTCAACATGTGGGTATCCTTTGATGTGTTCATCAGTCCATTGTGTAAAAGTCACTATTTGTCTTTGAGGGCAATAAGTAACCAGAAGTGTGTGTTTGATATGTATTCAGTGTTCCGCACGCTACTGcagcaagtgcaggcagccTGCAGGGTGGCGCTGTGGCCACCACAGCCTCCGAGCACCGCCGACAGAGTGAGCGTGTTCCAGCTGTCGATTTATCTGAGACGGTGTGGCATCGCCACGCTGGGCAAGCACGTCGCCCACCTCGCCAAGGAAGGTGTGTTCCGTTCAGCCGTCACCCACCCCAGGCCAAAAAGTCACAATTTTCGGACGTCATGGCCTTTCAGAATACTTCCTGTCGGCATTGAAGGGTCCCAAGCGGCGGGGCATGCTGACCAGGATGACATCGCGGGGCGTGGCCCGCCTTCTCCCACTGGGCTGCACGCTGCAGGCCATAGCAGCACTCTTGACAGACGCCGACCGCAAAGTGTGCCGGGCGGCTGCCCGCTGCCTGAGACGGGCTTCTGTCTGCGCCACCTTCCGAGCCAGGGTACACCACAAGTCACAAGTCCCGCGTTAGCATGTGGCAGGGCTAACACTCAAAGTGTGTCTGTTCGTAGGCACTTGTTTATTTCACAGAGAGTTTGAGGAGCACTGACGTCGTCATCCAGCTTAACTCTTGTTTGGCGCTCCAATGCTTGGCGGTGAGCGCGCAGCAGCCTCCCATTGCACTGGCTCCCACACattcatttatatttgtttGCGTGTATTTGCAGGCCACGGAGAGTGTGGAGCACATGGTTGAACTTCGCAGGTGTTCCAATGAAGACGTTCAAAATGCCGCCAAGGAAGCGGTCCTCTCATTTGGTAGTTGGTGGCTGATTGGTTCAcagctttctttccttttttttttttttttattgatcccATTTTTTTGACAGGTAAAAAAGGCCACGCAGCCTTCCAGAAGATGGAGCAGCTTGACTTGGAGATGCAGGAGGACTTTTTTCAGAATTTGGAGACTGAGATCACTTTTCTTTAAGAGcaacttttgctgttttttttttttcttcatggccAACATGTGTATAGTGTATATATAAagaaattcccctctcaccctccgcgggtggtctcccactccaagctcgggtcctctaccagaggcctgggagcttgagggttctgcgcagtattttggctgttcctagcactgcactcttctggactgagatgtctgatgttgttcctggaatctgctgtagccactcctccagtttgggggtcactgccccaagtgccccaatgaccacgggcaccaccgaggccttcactttccaggccttctcaagctcttctttgaggccctggtatttctttagcttctcaagttcttttttcctgatgttgccatcgcttggtattgctacatccactacaacggccttcttctgctgtttgtccaccaccacaatgtccggttggttcaccatcttgtcagtctggatctggaagtcccacaggatcttggctcgcccgttctctgccaccttagggggtgcttcccactttgaacttggggcttccagtccatactctgcacagatgttcctgtacactatgccagccacttggttatgacgttccatgtatgctttccctgctagcatcttacaccctgctgttatgtgctggactgtctcaggggcctctttgcacagcctacaccttgggtcttgtctggtgtggtagatcttggcctctattgctctggtgttcagagcctgttcctgtgcagccatgatgagtgcctctgtgctgtccttcagtccagctttttccagccattggtaggctatatatatatatatatatatatatatatatatatatatatatatatatatatatatatatatatatatatatatatatatatatatatatatatatatatatatatatacatataattgtttaaaaaaatatatatatattatatatatatatattaggggtgtaaattgcgggttttgtcacgatacaatatatcaatacaaagaactacgatacgatatttcccgatatcctaaagcctgctgcgattcattcacgatatatcacgatatagtgctctacgatcgatatattttttttaaataaaaaaatatagaacaatatcctgatttataacaatttatacgcaaaatcaacaaggtactgcaaactctttatttaggaaattacaagagtattgtagtatacaaagtgcttattttaacactgaactttgatgtcgtgttctTTCTTTAAAtgcgcggcgagatttgtggtccctgaatatttgatcaccgcatgacaggatttacaaactgcacgtgtcttgtccgttgagccatcttttctttggaatccaaagtgcttccaaacgaatgacttgaagcctaaaggggagcaaatttccccgtctttttggacactagccatagcaccagcccaggagccgcgtac
This genomic interval from Syngnathus typhle isolate RoL2023-S1 ecotype Sweden linkage group LG11, RoL_Styp_1.0, whole genome shotgun sequence contains the following:
- the ripor3 gene encoding RIPOR family member 3 isoform X12, coding for MQPEDVDHVFQALRKGLREHVQRHQTEMDFLSSRQQETKRNSRLAFQYDLDKEIRVQERLIRKLEFQISKVDELYENYCVQWRLCQGAVNMKRAFSLAPSTRESRESLLELGRSHRHSEQDMSAMEEELEVLLGELHVKMKGLIGFARLCPGDQYEVVLLLGRQRWRIRGRIQSDDIQSWDEEEMLFLPHVKHNFEIKVSEAKGLGWQLVGAVTCASAHFFVATPQLMLVDITQLGTIKLQLEVTWNPLDSGDKVGLMSSGRPSGWSRKTSVQSWTAPSTPSFSEKYFLSLIQEVQEGGGGASLPLRMIKSGQDRGVSLMSYLSHSSITSSLSQAKTPPSSGGVAGSHTQLSLGEDGEGRVTGERRGRKLGGKEEEEEDENGEPWGGTFPSSSSLMDLPSFRSSTPDILKDNQDNPAGGCEEAEDGQPNGVSRECKETGLLTASLPKWQDIGEFPAPPVASAAAEPSGGEQRAQALQLGTLLKELERSLRPLRSCESPLRLLKQQIEHLNTILRNDLSLIRPSSWDDTLAVEEVLCSFDFLSHDDDSSCSSGMSCPRSPLPQDHRWGCEKEPPVAQLTCGHWGLDQALETHLDTCCILLEMLQRINFSLTCVDLLEDVSQQADVLNRIGCLLLEDKNGISTEDLLPEDQRSRDVLLLWAECVRDSDSSSPFCCHSDNFVNALRKQYSDKIKPNAEAKQPGLSERVFRTLLQQVQAACRVALWPPQPPSTADRVSVFQLSIYLRRCGIATLGKHVAHLAKEEYFLSALKGPKRRGMLTRMTSRGVARLLPLGCTLQAIAALLTDADRKVCRAAARCLRRASVCATFRARALVYFTESLRSTDVVIQLNSCLALQCLAATESVEHMVELRRCSNEDVQNAAKEAVLSFGKKGHAAFQKMEQLDLEMQEDFFQNLETEITFL
- the ripor3 gene encoding RIPOR family member 3 isoform X9; the encoded protein is MSVKLRFDSPSDGKPIRRSRSFTGFGSLPGRRRPSSTWNSLGLNSVSERKTPRAPLSPRRGFGAVWSMQPEDVDHVFQALRKGLREHVQRHQTEMDFLSSRQQETKRNSRLAFQYDLDKEIRVQERLIRKLEFQISKVDELYENYCVQWRLCQGAVNMKRAFSLAPSTRESRESLLELGRSHRHSEQDMSAMEEELEVLLGELHVKMKGLIGFARLCPGDQYEVVLLLGRQRWRIRGRIQSDDIQSWDEEEMLFLPHVKHNFEIKVSEAKGLGWQLVGAVTCASAHFFVATPQLMLVDITQLGTIKLQLEVTWNPLDSGDKVGLMSSGRPSGWSRKTSVQSWTAPSTPSFSEKYFLSLIQEVQEGGGGASLPLRMIKSGQDRGVSLMSYLSHSSITSSLSQAKTPPSSGGVAGSHTQLSLGEDGEGRVTGERRGRKLGGKEEEEEDENGEPWGGTFPSSSSLMDLPRSSTPDILKDNQDNPAGGCEEAEDGQPNGDIGEFPAPPVASAAAEPSGGEQRAQALQLGTLLKELERSLRPLRSCESPLRLLKQQIEHLNTILRNDLSLIRPSSWDDTLAVEEVLCSFDFLSHDDDSSCSSGMSCPRSPLPQDHRWGCEKEPPVAQLTCGHWGLDQALETHLDTCCILLEMLQRINFSLTCVDLLEDVSQQADVLNRIGCLLLEDKNGISTEDLLPEDQRSRDVLLLWAECVRDSDSSSPFCCHSDNFVNALRKQYSDKIKPNAEAKQPGLSERVFRTLLQQVQAACRVALWPPQPPSTADRVSVFQLSIYLRRCGIATLGKHVAHLAKEEYFLSALKGPKRRGMLTRMTSRGVARLLPLGCTLQAIAALLTDADRKVCRAAARCLRRASVCATFRARALVYFTESLRSTDVVIQLNSCLALQCLAATESVEHMVELRRCSNEDVQNAAKEAVLSFGKKGHAAFQKMEQLDLEMQEDFFQNLETEITFL
- the ripor3 gene encoding RIPOR family member 3 isoform X6 translates to MSVKLRFDSPSDGKPIRRSRSFTGFGSLPGRRRPSSTWNSLGLNSVSERKTPRAPLSPRRGFGAVWSMQPEDVDHVFQALRKGLREHVQRHQTEMDFLSSRQQETKRNSRLAFQYDLDKEIRVQERLIRKLEFQISKVDELYENYCVQWRLCQGAVNMKRAFSLAPSTRESRESLLELGRSHRHSEQDMSAMEEELEVLLGELHVKMKGLIGFARLCPGDQYEVVLLLGRQRWRIRGRIQSDDIQSWDEEEMLFLPHVKHNFEIKVSEAKGLGWQLVGAVTCASAHFFVATPQLMLVDITQLGTIKLQLEVTWNPLDSGDKVGLMSSGRPSGWSRKTSVQSWTAPSTPSFSEKYFLSLIQEVQEGGGGASLPLRMIKSGQDRGVSLMSYLSHSSITSSLSQAKTPPSSGGVAGSHTQLSLGEDGEGRVTGERRGRKLGGKEEEEEDENGEPWGGTFPSSSSLMDLPSFRSSTPDILKDNQDNPAGGCEEAEDGQPNGVSRECKDIGEFPAPPVASAAAEPSGGEQRAQALQLGTLLKELERSLRPLRSCESPLRLLKQQIEHLNTILRNDLSLIRPSSWDDTLAVEEVLCSFDFLSHDDDSSCSSGMSCPRSPLPQDHRWGCEKEPPVAQLTCGHWGLDQALETHLDTCCILLEMLQRINFSLTCVDLLEDVSQQADVLNRIGCLLLEDKNGISTEDLLPEDQRSRDVLLLWAECVRDSDSSSPFCCHSDNFVNALRKQYSDKIKPNAEAKQPGLSERVFRTLLQQVQAACRVALWPPQPPSTADRVSVFQLSIYLRRCGIATLGKHVAHLAKEEYFLSALKGPKRRGMLTRMTSRGVARLLPLGCTLQAIAALLTDADRKVCRAAARCLRRASVCATFRARALVYFTESLRSTDVVIQLNSCLALQCLAATESVEHMVELRRCSNEDVQNAAKEAVLSFGKKGHAAFQKMEQLDLEMQEDFFQNLETEITFL
- the ripor3 gene encoding RIPOR family member 3 isoform X4, coding for MSVKLRFDSPSDGKPIRRSRSFTGFGSLPGRRRPSSTWNSLGLNSVSERKTPRAPLSPRRGFGAVWSMQPEDVDHVFQALRKGLREHVQRHQTEMDFLSSRQQETKRNSRLAFQYDLDKEIRVQERLIRKLEFQISKVDELYENYCVQWRLCQGAVNMKRAFSLAPSTRESRESLLELGRSHRHSEQDMSAMEEELEVLLGELHVKMKGLIGFARLCPGDQYEVVLLLGRQRWRIRGRIQSDDIQSWDEEEMLFLPHVKHNFEIKVSEAKGLGWQLVGAVTCASAHFFVATPQLMLVDITQLGTIKLQLEVTWNPLDSGDKVGLMSSGRPSGWSRKTSVQSWTAPSTPSFSEKYFLSLIQEVQEGGGGASLPLRMIKSGQDRGVSLMSYLSHSSITSSLSQAKTPPSSGGVAGSHTQLSLGEDGEGRVTGERRGRKLGGKEEEEEDENGEPWGGTFPSSSSLMDLPSFRSSTPDILKDNQDNPAGGCEEAEDGQPNGETGLLTASLPKWQDIGEFPAPPVASAAAEPSGGEQRAQALQLGTLLKELERSLRPLRSCESPLRLLKQQIEHLNTILRNDLSLIRPSSWDDTLAVEEVLCSFDFLSHDDDSSCSSGMSCPRSPLPQDHRWGCEKEPPVAQLTCGHWGLDQALETHLDTCCILLEMLQRINFSLTCVDLLEDVSQQADVLNRIGCLLLEDKNGISTEDLLPEDQRSRDVLLLWAECVRDSDSSSPFCCHSDNFVNALRKQYSDKIKPNAEAKQPGLSERVFRTLLQQVQAACRVALWPPQPPSTADRVSVFQLSIYLRRCGIATLGKHVAHLAKEEYFLSALKGPKRRGMLTRMTSRGVARLLPLGCTLQAIAALLTDADRKVCRAAARCLRRASVCATFRARALVYFTESLRSTDVVIQLNSCLALQCLAATESVEHMVELRRCSNEDVQNAAKEAVLSFGKKGHAAFQKMEQLDLEMQEDFFQNLETEITFL
- the ripor3 gene encoding RIPOR family member 3 isoform X8, which translates into the protein MSVKLRFDSPSDGKPIRRSRSFTGFGSLPGRRRPSSTWNSLGLNSVSERKTPRAPLSPRRGFGAVWSMQPEDVDHVFQALRKGLREHVQRHQTEMDFLSSRQQETKRNSRLAFQYDLDKEIRVQERLIRKLEFQISKVDELYENYCVQWRLCQGAVNMKRAFSLAPSTRESRESLLELGRSHRHSEQDMSAMEEELEVLLGELHVKMKGLIGFARLCPGDQYEVVLLLGRQRWRIRGRIQSDDIQSWDEEEMLFLPHVKHNFEIKVSEAKGLGWQLVGAVTCASAHFFVATPQLMLVDITQLGTIKLQLEVTWNPLDSGDKVGLMSSGRPSGWSRKTSVQSWTAPSTPSFSEKYFLSLIQEVQEGGGGASLPLRMIKSGQDRGVSLMSYLSHSSITSSLSQAKTPPSSGGVAGSHTQLSLGEDGEGRVTGERRGRKLGGKEEEEEDENGEPWGGTFPSSSSLMDLPSFRSSTPDILKDNQDNPAGGCEEAEDGQPNGDIGEFPAPPVASAAAEPSGGEQRAQALQLGTLLKELERSLRPLRSCESPLRLLKQQIEHLNTILRNDLSLIRPSSWDDTLAVEEVLCSFDFLSHDDDSSCSSGMSCPRSPLPQDHRWGCEKEPPVAQLTCGHWGLDQALETHLDTCCILLEMLQRINFSLTCVDLLEDVSQQADVLNRIGCLLLEDKNGISTEDLLPEDQRSRDVLLLWAECVRDSDSSSPFCCHSDNFVNALRKQYSDKIKPNAEAKQPGLSERVFRTLLQQVQAACRVALWPPQPPSTADRVSVFQLSIYLRRCGIATLGKHVAHLAKEEYFLSALKGPKRRGMLTRMTSRGVARLLPLGCTLQAIAALLTDADRKVCRAAARCLRRASVCATFRARALVYFTESLRSTDVVIQLNSCLALQCLAATESVEHMVELRRCSNEDVQNAAKEAVLSFGKKGHAAFQKMEQLDLEMQEDFFQNLETEITFL
- the ripor3 gene encoding RIPOR family member 3 isoform X1, which codes for MSVKLRFDSPSDGKPIRRSRSFTGFGSLPGRRRPSSTWNSLGLNSVSERKTPRAPLSPRRGFGAVWSMQPEDVDHVFQALRKGLREHVQRHQTEMDFLSSRQQETKRNSRLAFQYDLDKEIRVQERLIRKLEFQISKVDELYENYCVQWRLCQGAVNMKRAFSLAPSTRESRESLLELGRSHRHSEQDMSAMEEELEVLLGELHVKMKGLIGFARLCPGDQYEVVLLLGRQRWRIRGRIQSDDIQSWDEEEMLFLPHVKHNFEIKVSEAKGLGWQLVGAVTCASAHFFVATPQLMLVDITQLGTIKLQLEVTWNPLDSGDKVGLMSSGRPSGWSRKTSVQSWTAPSTPSFSEKYFLSLIQEVQEGGGGASLPLRMIKSGQDRGVSLMSYLSHSSITSSLSQAKTPPSSGGVAGSHTQLSLGEDGEGRVTGERRGRKLGGKEEEEEDENGEPWGGTFPSSSSLMDLPSFRSSTPDILKDNQDNPAGGCEEAEDGQPNGVSRECKETGLLTASLPKWQDIGEFPAPPVASAAAEPSGGEQRAQALQLGTLLKELERSLRPLRSCESPLRLLKQQIEHLNTILRNDLSLIRPSSWDDTLAVEEVLCSFDFLSHDDDSSCSSGMSCPRSPLPQDHRWGCEKEPPVAQLTCGHWGLDQALETHLDTCCILLEMLQRINFSLTCVDLLEDVSQQADVLNRIGCLLLEDKNGISTEDLLPEDQRSRDVLLLWAECVRDSDSSSPFCCHSDNFVNALRKQYSDKIKPNAEAKQPGLSERVFRTLLQQVQAACRVALWPPQPPSTADRVSVFQLSIYLRRCGIATLGKHVAHLAKEEYFLSALKGPKRRGMLTRMTSRGVARLLPLGCTLQAIAALLTDADRKVCRAAARCLRRASVCATFRARALVYFTESLRSTDVVIQLNSCLALQCLAATESVEHMVELRRCSNEDVQNAAKEAVLSFGKKGHAAFQKMEQLDLEMQEDFFQNLETEITFL